A single genomic interval of Musa acuminata AAA Group cultivar baxijiao chromosome BXJ3-4, Cavendish_Baxijiao_AAA, whole genome shotgun sequence harbors:
- the LOC135636547 gene encoding protein FMP32, mitochondrial-like isoform X1 encodes MSAAAIACSRGAAALGFRCRTLMRLPAAEVGCPWSNLSLLQRFSSQLAKSNGSRACLIDTLALVRRLEKEGVPTKQAEAITSTITEVLNESLENVAQSFVSKPEMQRSEMIQDSNLSKFKLEMKGSQDHHFALLQRETEKLRVDIDKMRSELRYEIDKVTAGQRLDLNLERGRIRDELAKQNAETTELTTKLDMEIHALRAQLEAAKYDVIKYCIGTLVSISAVGLAVVRILM; translated from the exons ATGTCTGCCGCGGCTATCGCCTGCAGTAGAGGCGCCGCCGCGTTAGGGTTTCGTTGCAGAACGCTGATGCGGCTGCCGGCGGCGGAAGTCGGGTGCCCTTGGTCCAATTTGTCGCTGCTGCAGCGCTTCTCTTCGCAACTCGCTAAGAGCAACGGGAGTAGGGCTTGCCTTATCGACACGCTCGCTCTG GTCAGGAGGTTGGAGAAGGAAGGCGTCCCGACGAAGCAAGCGGAGGCCATCACATCGACCATCACGGAGGTTTTGAATGAGAGCTTGGAGAATGTCGCCCAGTCCTTTGTGTCGAAGCCTGAGATGCAGCGG AGTGAGATGATTCAAGATTCTAATCTCTCAAAATTCAAGTTGGAAATGAAGGGCTCGCAG GATCATCACTTTGCATTGCTGCAACGAGAGACTGAAAAACTTCGAGTTGATATCGATAAAATGCGTAGTGAACTTAG ATATGAAATTGACAAGGTAACTGCTGGGCAACGCTTGGATCTAAACCTCGAGAGAGG GCGTATACGTGACGAGTTAGCCAAACAAAATGCAGAAACCACAGAACTTACTACCAAACTCGACATG GAAATCCATGCATTAAGGGCACAGTTAGAGGCAGCAAAATACGATGTCATAAAGTATTGCATTGGTACTCTTGTTTCCATATCTGCTGTTGGTCTAGCTGTAGTGCGCATTCTGATGTAA
- the LOC135636547 gene encoding uncharacterized protein LOC135636547 isoform X2, with the protein MSAAAIACSRGAAALGFRCRTLMRLPAAEVGCPWSNLSLLQRFSSQLAKSNGSRACLIDTLALVRRLEKEGVPTKQAEAITSTITEVLNESLENVAQSFVSKPEMQRDHHFALLQRETEKLRVDIDKMRSELRYEIDKVTAGQRLDLNLERGRIRDELAKQNAETTELTTKLDMEIHALRAQLEAAKYDVIKYCIGTLVSISAVGLAVVRILM; encoded by the exons ATGTCTGCCGCGGCTATCGCCTGCAGTAGAGGCGCCGCCGCGTTAGGGTTTCGTTGCAGAACGCTGATGCGGCTGCCGGCGGCGGAAGTCGGGTGCCCTTGGTCCAATTTGTCGCTGCTGCAGCGCTTCTCTTCGCAACTCGCTAAGAGCAACGGGAGTAGGGCTTGCCTTATCGACACGCTCGCTCTG GTCAGGAGGTTGGAGAAGGAAGGCGTCCCGACGAAGCAAGCGGAGGCCATCACATCGACCATCACGGAGGTTTTGAATGAGAGCTTGGAGAATGTCGCCCAGTCCTTTGTGTCGAAGCCTGAGATGCAGCGG GATCATCACTTTGCATTGCTGCAACGAGAGACTGAAAAACTTCGAGTTGATATCGATAAAATGCGTAGTGAACTTAG ATATGAAATTGACAAGGTAACTGCTGGGCAACGCTTGGATCTAAACCTCGAGAGAGG GCGTATACGTGACGAGTTAGCCAAACAAAATGCAGAAACCACAGAACTTACTACCAAACTCGACATG GAAATCCATGCATTAAGGGCACAGTTAGAGGCAGCAAAATACGATGTCATAAAGTATTGCATTGGTACTCTTGTTTCCATATCTGCTGTTGGTCTAGCTGTAGTGCGCATTCTGATGTAA